The following coding sequences lie in one Dunckerocampus dactyliophorus isolate RoL2022-P2 chromosome 4, RoL_Ddac_1.1, whole genome shotgun sequence genomic window:
- the LOC129179296 gene encoding selenocysteine insertion sequence-binding protein 2-like isoform X10 has translation MEKESKVTPAEPTFHPKRRNESAGQRSSSPLHGIFAHQRKPTGNQSGLCPKRSPSNINGVVTGKGGDLPWRHRPQSEASTRSSDLRMQSSANAQRRGCRDSKSAPTSAWSSKPAEADLVRFEVKIADFPELAAVPLSSAHAPLVHKDPWGPNLSAERCQPPSKSASPGMTIRKTSPTLPDSPKKDHRIPASSSSQAGVTSWANVASQPPKKPFQRENAVSSQVPTEDAATQPEEGTARKKKRKKKKKTKDIGEGIEAEPEDSKLPQEPPRFKDEEEFPGLAPAQIWTPSKNTENQQNEANPSTKTPPTDAAKKAQKAEKTSGKKSKAPVQLDIGNMLSVLQSKQKSQKAKQNVISVGGGLPVSHKQATHPKKAPREQDKIAHNPLDSTSPLVKKGKQREVPKAKKPTALKKVILKEREERKQRRLLEERGLLPENESTVVQDTAEDEQGNASLIGQKEDLDSLLGGNDLLQVRTHETERGEADNQQNIQAASIATPDRPKIHSRKFREYCSQMLSKDVDQCVTSLLRELVRFQDRLYQKDPMKARMKRRLVMGLREVLKHLKLRKVKCVIISPNCERVQAKGGLDEALHTIIDTCRDQEVPFIFALSRKALGRCVKKTVPVSLVGIFNYDGAQDYYHKMIELSSEARQAYEAMLVSVERHGHEDQDSDFEEQNTAKLSEAEQSEPESEEPGYSQLWRKLLEKDGNFELLNFNTWPIFAHSDGECIDDTDEDEKS, from the exons ATGGAGAAG GAGAGCAAAGTGACACCTGCTGAGCCAACTTTTCATCCCAAGAGGAGAAACGAGTCGGCTGGGCAACGTAGCAGCTCACCTCTACATGGGATCTTTGCACACCAGCGCAAGCCAACAGG CAACCAGTCTGGTCTGTGCCCAAAGCGGAGTCCGTCAAACATTAATGGAGTGGTGACAGGAAAAGGAGGTGATTTGCCCTGGAGGCATAGACCGCAGTCAGAG GCGTCAACAAGGAGCAGTGACCTTCGCATGCAAAGCTCAGCCAATGCACAGAGGAGAG GTTGCAGAGACTCCAAATCGGCCCCAACCTCGGCGTGGAGCTCAAAACCCGCTGAGGCTGACTTGGTCCGTTTTGAGGTGAAGATAGCCGACTTTCCAGAGCTAGCCGCTGTCCCACTAAGTAGCGCCCACGCCCCGCTCGTTCACAAAGACCCTTGGGGGCCAAATCTTTCAGCGGAGAGATGTCAACCTCCCTCAAAGTCGGCATCACCCGGAATG ACCATCAGGAAAACATCCCCAACTCTGCCTGACTCCCCCAAAAAAGATCATCGCATCCCTGCCAGCTCCTCAA GTCAAGCGGGAGTGACGTCGTGGGCTAACGTTGCCTCTCAGCCTCCAAAAAAACCCTTCCAGAGAGAAAATGCAGTCAGCAGCCAAGTGCCG ACGGAGGACGCGGCTACGCAGCCAGAGGAGGGAACAGCAAGGAAGAAAAAgcgaaagaaaaagaagaaaacaaaagacatAGGCGAAGGTATCGAAGCTGAGCCGGAAGATTCAAAACTTCCACAGGAGCCTCCTAGGTTCAAG GATGAAGAGGAGTTTCCAGGTTTGGCTCCAGCTCAGATTTGGACACCCAGCAAAAACACT GAGAACCAGCAAAATGAAGCAAACCCTTCCACCAAAACACCGCCCACAGATGCAGCAAAGAAAGCACAG AAAGCTGAGAAGACCTCTGGGAAGAAGAGCAAAGCTCCCGTGCAGCTGGACATCGGCAACATGCTGTCCGTCCTTCAAAGCAAGCAAAAATCTCAGAAGGCCAAGCAGAACGTCATCTCAG TGGGTGGAGGTCTTCCTGTCAGCCACAAGCAAGCAACGCACCCCAAAAAGGCGCCCAGGGAGCAGGACAAAATAGCCCACAACCCCCTGGACTCCACCAGCCCCTTGGTGAAGAAAGGCAAGCAGAGGGAGGTGCCCAAAGCCAAGAAGCCTACTGCTCTTAAGAAG GTCATCCTCAAAGAAAGAGaggagaggaagcagagacGTTTACTGGAGGAGAGAGGTTTACTgcctgaaaatgagtcaacggTCGTGCAGGACACTGCAGAGGACGAACAGGGCAATGCAAGTCTGATAGGTCAGA agGAGGACTTGGATTCTCTTTTGGGAGGTAATGATCTGCTGCAAGTACGCACACATGAAACAGAGAGAGGGGAGGCTGACAATCAGCAAAACATCCAGGCGGCTTCCATCGCCACACCTGATCGCCCCAAAATCCACAGCAGGAAGTTCAGAGA GTACTGCAGCCAGATGCTGAGCAAAGACGTGGACCAGTGCGTGACCTCGCTGCTGAGGGAGCTGGTTCGCTTCCAGGACCGCCTCTACCAGAAGGACCCTATGAAGGCCCGCATGAAGAGGCGGCTCGTCATGGGCCTCCGAGAGGTCCTGAAGCATCTCAAGCTCAGGAAGGTCAAGTGCGTCATCATCTCCCCCAACTGTGAGCGCGTCCAGGCCAAAG GAGGTCTGGATGAGGCTCTTCACACCATCATCGACACTTGTCGGGACCAAGAGGTGCCCTTCATCTTCGCCCTCTCCCGCAAAGCTTTGGGTCGCTGTGTCAAAAAGACGGTGCCCGTCAGCCTGGTGGGCATCTTCAACTACGACGGCGCACAG GACTACTACCACAAGATGATAGAGTTGTCGTCCGAAGCCAGGCAAGCGTACGAGGCGATGCTGGTGAGCGTGGAGCGGCATGGCCATGAAGATCAGGACTCCGACTTCGAGGAGCAGAACACGGCCAAGCTGAGCGAGGCCGAGCAGTCGGAGCCAGAGTCAGAGGAGCCAGGATACA GCCAATTGTGGAGGAAACTTTTGGAGAAGGATGGCAACTTTGAGTTGTTGAACTTCAACACGTGGCCGATCTTCGCCCACTCGGACGGCGAATGTATCGATGATACCGATGAAGACGAGAAGAGCTGA
- the LOC129179296 gene encoding selenocysteine insertion sequence-binding protein 2-like isoform X9, with protein sequence MEKESKVTPAEPTFHPKRRNESAGQRSSSPLHGIFAHQRKPTGNQSGLCPKRSPSNINGVVTGKGGDLPWRHRPQSEASTRSSDLRMQSSANAQRRGCRDSKSAPTSAWSSKPAEADLVRFEVKIADFPELAAVPLSSAHAPLVHKDPWGPNLSAERCQPPSKSASPGMTIRKTSPTLPDSPKKDHRIPASSSSQAGVTSWANVASQPPKKPFQRENAVSSQVPTEDAATQPEEGTARKKKRKKKKKTKDIGEGIEAEPEDSKLPQEPPRFKDEEEFPGLAPAQIWTPSKNTVKENQQNEANPSTKTPPTDAAKKAQKAEKTSGKKSKAPVQLDIGNMLSVLQSKQKSQKAKQNVISVGGGLPVSHKQATHPKKAPREQDKIAHNPLDSTSPLVKKGKQREVPKAKKPTALKKVILKEREERKQRRLLEERGLLPENESTVVQDTAEDEQGNASLIGQKEDLDSLLGGNDLLQVRTHETERGEADNQQNIQAASIATPDRPKIHSRKFREYCSQMLSKDVDQCVTSLLRELVRFQDRLYQKDPMKARMKRRLVMGLREVLKHLKLRKVKCVIISPNCERVQAKGGLDEALHTIIDTCRDQEVPFIFALSRKALGRCVKKTVPVSLVGIFNYDGAQDYYHKMIELSSEARQAYEAMLVSVERHGHEDQDSDFEEQNTAKLSEAEQSEPESEEPGYSQLWRKLLEKDGNFELLNFNTWPIFAHSDGECIDDTDEDEKS encoded by the exons ATGGAGAAG GAGAGCAAAGTGACACCTGCTGAGCCAACTTTTCATCCCAAGAGGAGAAACGAGTCGGCTGGGCAACGTAGCAGCTCACCTCTACATGGGATCTTTGCACACCAGCGCAAGCCAACAGG CAACCAGTCTGGTCTGTGCCCAAAGCGGAGTCCGTCAAACATTAATGGAGTGGTGACAGGAAAAGGAGGTGATTTGCCCTGGAGGCATAGACCGCAGTCAGAG GCGTCAACAAGGAGCAGTGACCTTCGCATGCAAAGCTCAGCCAATGCACAGAGGAGAG GTTGCAGAGACTCCAAATCGGCCCCAACCTCGGCGTGGAGCTCAAAACCCGCTGAGGCTGACTTGGTCCGTTTTGAGGTGAAGATAGCCGACTTTCCAGAGCTAGCCGCTGTCCCACTAAGTAGCGCCCACGCCCCGCTCGTTCACAAAGACCCTTGGGGGCCAAATCTTTCAGCGGAGAGATGTCAACCTCCCTCAAAGTCGGCATCACCCGGAATG ACCATCAGGAAAACATCCCCAACTCTGCCTGACTCCCCCAAAAAAGATCATCGCATCCCTGCCAGCTCCTCAA GTCAAGCGGGAGTGACGTCGTGGGCTAACGTTGCCTCTCAGCCTCCAAAAAAACCCTTCCAGAGAGAAAATGCAGTCAGCAGCCAAGTGCCG ACGGAGGACGCGGCTACGCAGCCAGAGGAGGGAACAGCAAGGAAGAAAAAgcgaaagaaaaagaagaaaacaaaagacatAGGCGAAGGTATCGAAGCTGAGCCGGAAGATTCAAAACTTCCACAGGAGCCTCCTAGGTTCAAG GATGAAGAGGAGTTTCCAGGTTTGGCTCCAGCTCAGATTTGGACACCCAGCAAAAACACTGTTAAG GAGAACCAGCAAAATGAAGCAAACCCTTCCACCAAAACACCGCCCACAGATGCAGCAAAGAAAGCACAG AAAGCTGAGAAGACCTCTGGGAAGAAGAGCAAAGCTCCCGTGCAGCTGGACATCGGCAACATGCTGTCCGTCCTTCAAAGCAAGCAAAAATCTCAGAAGGCCAAGCAGAACGTCATCTCAG TGGGTGGAGGTCTTCCTGTCAGCCACAAGCAAGCAACGCACCCCAAAAAGGCGCCCAGGGAGCAGGACAAAATAGCCCACAACCCCCTGGACTCCACCAGCCCCTTGGTGAAGAAAGGCAAGCAGAGGGAGGTGCCCAAAGCCAAGAAGCCTACTGCTCTTAAGAAG GTCATCCTCAAAGAAAGAGaggagaggaagcagagacGTTTACTGGAGGAGAGAGGTTTACTgcctgaaaatgagtcaacggTCGTGCAGGACACTGCAGAGGACGAACAGGGCAATGCAAGTCTGATAGGTCAGA agGAGGACTTGGATTCTCTTTTGGGAGGTAATGATCTGCTGCAAGTACGCACACATGAAACAGAGAGAGGGGAGGCTGACAATCAGCAAAACATCCAGGCGGCTTCCATCGCCACACCTGATCGCCCCAAAATCCACAGCAGGAAGTTCAGAGA GTACTGCAGCCAGATGCTGAGCAAAGACGTGGACCAGTGCGTGACCTCGCTGCTGAGGGAGCTGGTTCGCTTCCAGGACCGCCTCTACCAGAAGGACCCTATGAAGGCCCGCATGAAGAGGCGGCTCGTCATGGGCCTCCGAGAGGTCCTGAAGCATCTCAAGCTCAGGAAGGTCAAGTGCGTCATCATCTCCCCCAACTGTGAGCGCGTCCAGGCCAAAG GAGGTCTGGATGAGGCTCTTCACACCATCATCGACACTTGTCGGGACCAAGAGGTGCCCTTCATCTTCGCCCTCTCCCGCAAAGCTTTGGGTCGCTGTGTCAAAAAGACGGTGCCCGTCAGCCTGGTGGGCATCTTCAACTACGACGGCGCACAG GACTACTACCACAAGATGATAGAGTTGTCGTCCGAAGCCAGGCAAGCGTACGAGGCGATGCTGGTGAGCGTGGAGCGGCATGGCCATGAAGATCAGGACTCCGACTTCGAGGAGCAGAACACGGCCAAGCTGAGCGAGGCCGAGCAGTCGGAGCCAGAGTCAGAGGAGCCAGGATACA GCCAATTGTGGAGGAAACTTTTGGAGAAGGATGGCAACTTTGAGTTGTTGAACTTCAACACGTGGCCGATCTTCGCCCACTCGGACGGCGAATGTATCGATGATACCGATGAAGACGAGAAGAGCTGA
- the LOC129179296 gene encoding selenocysteine insertion sequence-binding protein 2-like isoform X6, with protein sequence MEKESKVTPAEPTFHPKRRNESAGQRSSSPLHGIFAHQRKPTGNQSGLCPKRSPSNINGVVTGKGGDLPWRHRPQSEASTRSSDLRMQSSANAQRRGCRDSKSAPTSAWSSKPAEADLVRFEVKIADFPELAAVPLSSAHAPLVHKDPWGPNLSAERCQPPSKSASPGMTIRKTSPTLPDSPKKDHRIPASSSSQAGVTSWANVASQPPKKPFQRENAVSSQVPTEDAATQPEEGTARKKKRKKKKKTKDIGEGIEAEPEDSKLPQEPPRFKDEEEFPGLAPAQIWTPSKNTVKENQQNEANPSTKTPPTDAAKKAQVYTDSSKVFPDAGHLFCPFIDTQKAEKTSGKKSKAPVQLDIGNMLSVLQSKQKSQKAKQNVISVGGGLPVSHKQATHPKKAPREQDKIAHNPLDSTSPLVKKGKQREVPKAKKPTALKKVILKEREERKQRRLLEERGLLPENESTVVQDTAEDEQGNASLIGQKEDLDSLLGGNDLLQVRTHETERGEADNQQNIQAASIATPDRPKIHSRKFREYCSQMLSKDVDQCVTSLLRELVRFQDRLYQKDPMKARMKRRLVMGLREVLKHLKLRKVKCVIISPNCERVQAKGGLDEALHTIIDTCRDQEVPFIFALSRKALGRCVKKTVPVSLVGIFNYDGAQDYYHKMIELSSEARQAYEAMLVSVERHGHEDQDSDFEEQNTAKLSEAEQSEPESEEPGYSQLWRKLLEKDGNFELLNFNTWPIFAHSDGECIDDTDEDEKS encoded by the exons ATGGAGAAG GAGAGCAAAGTGACACCTGCTGAGCCAACTTTTCATCCCAAGAGGAGAAACGAGTCGGCTGGGCAACGTAGCAGCTCACCTCTACATGGGATCTTTGCACACCAGCGCAAGCCAACAGG CAACCAGTCTGGTCTGTGCCCAAAGCGGAGTCCGTCAAACATTAATGGAGTGGTGACAGGAAAAGGAGGTGATTTGCCCTGGAGGCATAGACCGCAGTCAGAG GCGTCAACAAGGAGCAGTGACCTTCGCATGCAAAGCTCAGCCAATGCACAGAGGAGAG GTTGCAGAGACTCCAAATCGGCCCCAACCTCGGCGTGGAGCTCAAAACCCGCTGAGGCTGACTTGGTCCGTTTTGAGGTGAAGATAGCCGACTTTCCAGAGCTAGCCGCTGTCCCACTAAGTAGCGCCCACGCCCCGCTCGTTCACAAAGACCCTTGGGGGCCAAATCTTTCAGCGGAGAGATGTCAACCTCCCTCAAAGTCGGCATCACCCGGAATG ACCATCAGGAAAACATCCCCAACTCTGCCTGACTCCCCCAAAAAAGATCATCGCATCCCTGCCAGCTCCTCAA GTCAAGCGGGAGTGACGTCGTGGGCTAACGTTGCCTCTCAGCCTCCAAAAAAACCCTTCCAGAGAGAAAATGCAGTCAGCAGCCAAGTGCCG ACGGAGGACGCGGCTACGCAGCCAGAGGAGGGAACAGCAAGGAAGAAAAAgcgaaagaaaaagaagaaaacaaaagacatAGGCGAAGGTATCGAAGCTGAGCCGGAAGATTCAAAACTTCCACAGGAGCCTCCTAGGTTCAAG GATGAAGAGGAGTTTCCAGGTTTGGCTCCAGCTCAGATTTGGACACCCAGCAAAAACACTGTTAAG GAGAACCAGCAAAATGAAGCAAACCCTTCCACCAAAACACCGCCCACAGATGCAGCAAAGAAAGCACAG GTGTACACTGACTCCTCTAAAGTATTTCCAG ATGCTGGACATCTGTTTTGTCCTTTCATTGATACCCAGAAAGCTGAGAAGACCTCTGGGAAGAAGAGCAAAGCTCCCGTGCAGCTGGACATCGGCAACATGCTGTCCGTCCTTCAAAGCAAGCAAAAATCTCAGAAGGCCAAGCAGAACGTCATCTCAG TGGGTGGAGGTCTTCCTGTCAGCCACAAGCAAGCAACGCACCCCAAAAAGGCGCCCAGGGAGCAGGACAAAATAGCCCACAACCCCCTGGACTCCACCAGCCCCTTGGTGAAGAAAGGCAAGCAGAGGGAGGTGCCCAAAGCCAAGAAGCCTACTGCTCTTAAGAAG GTCATCCTCAAAGAAAGAGaggagaggaagcagagacGTTTACTGGAGGAGAGAGGTTTACTgcctgaaaatgagtcaacggTCGTGCAGGACACTGCAGAGGACGAACAGGGCAATGCAAGTCTGATAGGTCAGA agGAGGACTTGGATTCTCTTTTGGGAGGTAATGATCTGCTGCAAGTACGCACACATGAAACAGAGAGAGGGGAGGCTGACAATCAGCAAAACATCCAGGCGGCTTCCATCGCCACACCTGATCGCCCCAAAATCCACAGCAGGAAGTTCAGAGA GTACTGCAGCCAGATGCTGAGCAAAGACGTGGACCAGTGCGTGACCTCGCTGCTGAGGGAGCTGGTTCGCTTCCAGGACCGCCTCTACCAGAAGGACCCTATGAAGGCCCGCATGAAGAGGCGGCTCGTCATGGGCCTCCGAGAGGTCCTGAAGCATCTCAAGCTCAGGAAGGTCAAGTGCGTCATCATCTCCCCCAACTGTGAGCGCGTCCAGGCCAAAG GAGGTCTGGATGAGGCTCTTCACACCATCATCGACACTTGTCGGGACCAAGAGGTGCCCTTCATCTTCGCCCTCTCCCGCAAAGCTTTGGGTCGCTGTGTCAAAAAGACGGTGCCCGTCAGCCTGGTGGGCATCTTCAACTACGACGGCGCACAG GACTACTACCACAAGATGATAGAGTTGTCGTCCGAAGCCAGGCAAGCGTACGAGGCGATGCTGGTGAGCGTGGAGCGGCATGGCCATGAAGATCAGGACTCCGACTTCGAGGAGCAGAACACGGCCAAGCTGAGCGAGGCCGAGCAGTCGGAGCCAGAGTCAGAGGAGCCAGGATACA GCCAATTGTGGAGGAAACTTTTGGAGAAGGATGGCAACTTTGAGTTGTTGAACTTCAACACGTGGCCGATCTTCGCCCACTCGGACGGCGAATGTATCGATGATACCGATGAAGACGAGAAGAGCTGA
- the LOC129179296 gene encoding selenocysteine insertion sequence-binding protein 2-like isoform X11: MEKESKVTPAEPTFHPKRRNESAGQRSSSPLHGIFAHQRKPTGNQSGLCPKRSPSNINGVVTGKGGDLPWRHRPQSEASTRSSDLRMQSSANAQRRGCRDSKSAPTSAWSSKPAEADLVRFEVKIADFPELAAVPLSSAHAPLVHKDPWGPNLSAERCQPPSKSASPGMTIRKTSPTLPDSPKKDHRIPASSSSQAGVTSWANVASQPPKKPFQRENAVSSQVPTEDAATQPEEGTARKKKRKKKKKTKDIGEGIEAEPEDSKLPQEPPRFKDEEEFPGLAPAQIWTPSKNTENQQNEANPSTKTPPTDAAKKAQKAEKTSGKKSKAPVQLDIGNMLSVLQSKQKSQKAKQNVISVGGGLPVSHKQATHPKKAPREQDKIAHNPLDSTSPLVKKGKQREVPKAKKPTALKKVILKEREERKQRRLLEERGLLPENESTVVQDTAEDEQGNASLIEEDLDSLLGGNDLLQVRTHETERGEADNQQNIQAASIATPDRPKIHSRKFREYCSQMLSKDVDQCVTSLLRELVRFQDRLYQKDPMKARMKRRLVMGLREVLKHLKLRKVKCVIISPNCERVQAKGGLDEALHTIIDTCRDQEVPFIFALSRKALGRCVKKTVPVSLVGIFNYDGAQDYYHKMIELSSEARQAYEAMLVSVERHGHEDQDSDFEEQNTAKLSEAEQSEPESEEPGYSQLWRKLLEKDGNFELLNFNTWPIFAHSDGECIDDTDEDEKS; encoded by the exons ATGGAGAAG GAGAGCAAAGTGACACCTGCTGAGCCAACTTTTCATCCCAAGAGGAGAAACGAGTCGGCTGGGCAACGTAGCAGCTCACCTCTACATGGGATCTTTGCACACCAGCGCAAGCCAACAGG CAACCAGTCTGGTCTGTGCCCAAAGCGGAGTCCGTCAAACATTAATGGAGTGGTGACAGGAAAAGGAGGTGATTTGCCCTGGAGGCATAGACCGCAGTCAGAG GCGTCAACAAGGAGCAGTGACCTTCGCATGCAAAGCTCAGCCAATGCACAGAGGAGAG GTTGCAGAGACTCCAAATCGGCCCCAACCTCGGCGTGGAGCTCAAAACCCGCTGAGGCTGACTTGGTCCGTTTTGAGGTGAAGATAGCCGACTTTCCAGAGCTAGCCGCTGTCCCACTAAGTAGCGCCCACGCCCCGCTCGTTCACAAAGACCCTTGGGGGCCAAATCTTTCAGCGGAGAGATGTCAACCTCCCTCAAAGTCGGCATCACCCGGAATG ACCATCAGGAAAACATCCCCAACTCTGCCTGACTCCCCCAAAAAAGATCATCGCATCCCTGCCAGCTCCTCAA GTCAAGCGGGAGTGACGTCGTGGGCTAACGTTGCCTCTCAGCCTCCAAAAAAACCCTTCCAGAGAGAAAATGCAGTCAGCAGCCAAGTGCCG ACGGAGGACGCGGCTACGCAGCCAGAGGAGGGAACAGCAAGGAAGAAAAAgcgaaagaaaaagaagaaaacaaaagacatAGGCGAAGGTATCGAAGCTGAGCCGGAAGATTCAAAACTTCCACAGGAGCCTCCTAGGTTCAAG GATGAAGAGGAGTTTCCAGGTTTGGCTCCAGCTCAGATTTGGACACCCAGCAAAAACACT GAGAACCAGCAAAATGAAGCAAACCCTTCCACCAAAACACCGCCCACAGATGCAGCAAAGAAAGCACAG AAAGCTGAGAAGACCTCTGGGAAGAAGAGCAAAGCTCCCGTGCAGCTGGACATCGGCAACATGCTGTCCGTCCTTCAAAGCAAGCAAAAATCTCAGAAGGCCAAGCAGAACGTCATCTCAG TGGGTGGAGGTCTTCCTGTCAGCCACAAGCAAGCAACGCACCCCAAAAAGGCGCCCAGGGAGCAGGACAAAATAGCCCACAACCCCCTGGACTCCACCAGCCCCTTGGTGAAGAAAGGCAAGCAGAGGGAGGTGCCCAAAGCCAAGAAGCCTACTGCTCTTAAGAAG GTCATCCTCAAAGAAAGAGaggagaggaagcagagacGTTTACTGGAGGAGAGAGGTTTACTgcctgaaaatgagtcaacggTCGTGCAGGACACTGCAGAGGACGAACAGGGCAATGCAAGTCTGATAG agGAGGACTTGGATTCTCTTTTGGGAGGTAATGATCTGCTGCAAGTACGCACACATGAAACAGAGAGAGGGGAGGCTGACAATCAGCAAAACATCCAGGCGGCTTCCATCGCCACACCTGATCGCCCCAAAATCCACAGCAGGAAGTTCAGAGA GTACTGCAGCCAGATGCTGAGCAAAGACGTGGACCAGTGCGTGACCTCGCTGCTGAGGGAGCTGGTTCGCTTCCAGGACCGCCTCTACCAGAAGGACCCTATGAAGGCCCGCATGAAGAGGCGGCTCGTCATGGGCCTCCGAGAGGTCCTGAAGCATCTCAAGCTCAGGAAGGTCAAGTGCGTCATCATCTCCCCCAACTGTGAGCGCGTCCAGGCCAAAG GAGGTCTGGATGAGGCTCTTCACACCATCATCGACACTTGTCGGGACCAAGAGGTGCCCTTCATCTTCGCCCTCTCCCGCAAAGCTTTGGGTCGCTGTGTCAAAAAGACGGTGCCCGTCAGCCTGGTGGGCATCTTCAACTACGACGGCGCACAG GACTACTACCACAAGATGATAGAGTTGTCGTCCGAAGCCAGGCAAGCGTACGAGGCGATGCTGGTGAGCGTGGAGCGGCATGGCCATGAAGATCAGGACTCCGACTTCGAGGAGCAGAACACGGCCAAGCTGAGCGAGGCCGAGCAGTCGGAGCCAGAGTCAGAGGAGCCAGGATACA GCCAATTGTGGAGGAAACTTTTGGAGAAGGATGGCAACTTTGAGTTGTTGAACTTCAACACGTGGCCGATCTTCGCCCACTCGGACGGCGAATGTATCGATGATACCGATGAAGACGAGAAGAGCTGA